In the genome of Arabidopsis thaliana chromosome 4, partial sequence, the window AGTTGGTTATTGTTTCCTTGCacagagaacaaagaagacTTTTGACACAGCATCTGCATCGGAGGGTAAAGATTACTAACAATCTTAATTAGGTTTGATATATTAGTGGTCGTCATTCATCAGCCTCTTTAGCTGATTACTAAGACATTTGTTCTGTTTATTGTGCAGTAGGAGATGATATGGCAACCGCAGACTCACTACAGCTCGACTATAGAACAATCCAAACTGCAACAAATGATTTTGCAGAGAGTAATAAGATTGGTCGAGGTGGTTTTGGTGAGGTTTACAAGGTATACTATAATATCTTCAAGTACACCCTAGGTTAAGTACTTCGTATTGATTCTTTGATTGGATAACGAGATGATGCTGATTAAAAAGTTAAACGGATAGGGTACATTTTCAAATGGGAAAGAAGTTGCGGTGAAGAGATTGTCGAAAAATTCAAGACAAGGCGAAGCGGAGTTCAAGACCGAGGTTGTTGTAGTTGCCAAGCTTCAACACAGAAATTTGGTTAGGCTTCTTGGATTTTCATTACAAGGAGAGGAAAGAATTTTGGTCTACGAGTATATGCCTAACAAAAGCCTTGATTGCTTACTATTTGGTCTGTTGCATTTCAATGATTCTTTGACCATTAATCTTGAAACTTGGGGTTGCTAATCTCAAGATTTAACTGTAATCCATGGATTTGCACAGACCCTACAAAGCAAACTCAGCTGGACTGGATGCAGCGATACAATATCATTGGAGGAATTGCTCGGGGGATTCTAtatcttcatcaagattcaCGGCTCACAATCATACACCGTGACCTTAAAGCAAGTAACATTCTCCTAGATGCGGATATAAATCCGAAAATTGCAGATTTTGGAATGGCTAGGATCTTCGGATTGGACCAAACCCAGGATAACACAAGCCGAATAGTTGGTACCTAGTAAGTGTTCCACCTAACATCTCATACGTTAAAGTTTGttggaaattttattttgccaACATATATACTAAAGTTTTGTTGTGGATTCCAGCGGTTACATGGCTCCCGAGTATGCGATGCATGGCCAATTCTCAATGAAATCTGATGTCTATAGCTTCGGAGTGTTAGTTCTTGAGATTATAAGTGGTAGGAAGAATAGTAGCTTCGACGAGTCAGACGGCGCACAAGACTTGCTCACACATGTAAGTTTTTAGGCAATCAATATATACCTCTCTTACATTACAACACGTAACGTTAGTAGCTAGAACTGATTTATTGATTGATATTCTAGACTTGGAGGCTTTGGACTAACAGAACAGCATTAGACCTCGTGGATCCACTTATAGCAAATAACTGCCAGAATAGCGAAGTGGTTCGATGCATCCATATCGGTCTTTTATGTGTTCAAGAAGATCCTGCAAAGCGTCCGACAATATCAACCGTTTTCATGATGCTCACTAGTAATACTGTGACCTTACCAGTGCCTCGGCAACCAGGGTTTTTCATTCAAAGTAGTCCCGTAAAGGACCCGACTGATTCAGATCAGTCTACCACGACCAAGTCTACTCCAGCATCTATTGACGATGAATTGATCACTGATTTATATCCGCGCTAAATATGATGTTTACCTTCACGGTTGTAATGAAGTTTAAgcatatattttcatatttctaGGTGTGATCAACCCAAtaaattgtttagttttgatttggtttgttaaAACCATATGTGtactttgttttgattttttattaaagaatAATTAGATATGGAGAGAAATGAGAAATGGAGAGAACACTTAGAATGTTGGCAATTGGCATTAAAGTTTGGTCCATTCTAAAAATTTGGCCAATCCAAAATCTGTAACTTTGGATTTCATTTCAGCGTCTATGAGGATATTACCTGCTTTGAAGTCACAATGTCTGATTGAGAGTCGTGAATGATGAAGATATATAATCGCTTTAGCAATACCTCCAATGATCTTGTACCTTCTGATTTGGGAACAGAGGGAAAACAGAGTAATGTGGGAAGGTGATTTACATGATTTGTAAAAGtagtaaaataaatgaaatgtgAAACCATCTAGCACgtcaaagttttttcttttcttactttgttataaactaactaactaatacaattttttgaaAGTCAAAGTCACCTATATGATGAACATCAacttttattgttattcaaaTGTTAGACTAAAACACGTGGAAGTGACAACCAGAGAAaatagatttataaattttctatgttttgacGTCTATCAATCTATTTCCGAGAAAAATATGGGTTGGAATTGAATATTATTGAAGTGAGGTTGATGATTATTCCGCTTGGCGCCGAGACTTTGGGTCAAAAAGACAGCACAGTTAAAGTTCCTTACCAGACAAGTAACAAACGAACAGTTATaagttaaaacaataatttcaCAACCCTAGTTTATTCAGTTTGTAGCcctaattaattttcttactcaAAAAGTTTAGTTTCACTAAATTATTGTCGAGATATCAGTTGCTTGTAATCTtattcataaaacaaaataggttATTTCAACAAGGCCTTTTCCAATAATTTGACTTTTGTTGTTAATAAAAAGGaatgacataaaaaaaaatcgtttacATTGACTTTGATTGATGACTTATGGTCGTCACAAACTATTCACGTTAATAAATGGAAGCTGCATGATGTGAAACTCAAATCAACGAAGTCGAAAAAAACACCATGTCTTCTCTGATCTCTTttatcttccttttccttttctcattCCTCACTAGCTTCAAAGCTTCCGCTCAAGATCCTTTTTACTTAAATCATTATTGTCCAAATACGACAACTTACTCAAGATTCAGCACTTACTCCACCAATCTCAGAACCCTTTTGTCCTCTTTTGCTTCCCGCAACGCCTCTTACTCCACCGGATTCCAGAACGTCACGGTGGGACAAACCCCCGACCTGGTCACCGGACTTTTCCTCTGCCGCGGAGACCTCTCGCCGGAAGTTTGCAGTAACTGCGTTGCCTTCTCCGTTGACGAAGCGTTAACTAGGTGTCCAAGTCAGAGAGAAGCTGTGTTCTATTACGAGGAGTGTATACTCAGATACTCTGACAAGAATATTCTATCGACGGCCATTACAAACGAAGGAGAATTTATCTTGAGTAACACCAACACTATTTCTCCTAATCAAAGTCAAATAAACCAGTTTATAGTTTTGGTGCAATCTAATATGAACCAAGCTGCCATGGAAGCAGCCAACAGTTCTAGAAAATTCTCTACGATAAAGACCGAATTGACCGAACTCCAGACTTTGTACGGGCTTGTTCAATGCACTCCTGATCTTACAAGTCAAGACTGTTTGAGATGTCTGACAAGATCCATCAATAGAATGCCACTTTCTAGAATTGGAGCAAGACAGTTTTGGCCAAGTTGTAATTCAAGGTACGAGCTTTACTCGTTCTACAACGAAACTACCATTGGAACAccatctccaccaccaccaccgtcgCCAAGCAGAGCAAATTGATGTGCTGCTTTTTACGTCGAAGTTTTGGCCAAGTTGTAATTCGTTTTGCTCTGCTTTACAAATTGACGTGTTGCTTTTTCTCTGCGTTTAAAATTGGTATCATCGAAATAAAGTAACTCAGTTTCTTACAATCAAAGAGATAAGGATTGTGAAGCAGCTAATGAGTCTTCTTATTTTGTCTTTACTTCAGTCTTCTCGTCTTTGATAGTGAATTGCTCATCTAGCTTTCTTAATCTTAGACTTGGTCAATGTTTTGGCTTTTCTCATACTAAACCAattaatacataaaatatttaatttattttctattacaATTATCTAGATATTTTTAGCTACACGTGATTGAAACGTGTCTCAAGCTACACCAACGCTCTTCCTCACAAACTGAATTCGTCGTCGATAGTGGTTGCTCTTGCTATCTTGATGTTTACTTCGTCTGATCGTTGAACTGGCCCGCTGCAACATTCTGAGTGTTCCAAGTGATTATTCTAGTTGTGCGTAACACCGTAACAGTAAAAATGAGCTAAGGAAAGCGAGATGCAAGGGAGAACCAACAGAAGCATAAGTTTTTCCTCTGTTATTACTAAtggaaaaaaactttctttttcattttctaattCCTTGTCAGATTTCtcagcttctcttctttttgttttgtgtaagACTTGGTCGGAGTCTTAGATTACGCTGATGATTAAAAActactaaaaaagaaaaaaaaaagaatattacgCAAATGTTCTCGATGCATTGACCAAGTCctcttctggttctggctcCATTTTCACATGCAGGCCCATAACCAATTTTAACGAGATTTGTTGCATGAAAAGCCGATTGTTTTTCCTTGGCAGtaacgaaaaaaaattagttactttttaaaaactagggttttgaataatatcattaaaatcaaatagaaCGAACTAGGGTTTTGGCATCATACACCGCCTCATTCAATTATTAACAAAGCTGAGTCTTCTTCACGGAGAAATCACGGCTGAGCTAGGTCTCATATACCTTGCATCAATATCTTGGGCCTTTACTAGGATCGGAGATACATCAAACATAAAATACTTCTcggttttattttctctttccttATGTATATGTGAATGCctttaaaaattttgattgCCTTTTTTCTCGTTTTGGAATAGTCATGAGAAGCTGAGAACCAAAAAGGAAATATTTCTCACCTTTGCAACTAGCTAGATGGAGCTTATGGATGCAAAATTCGTTTTAAAACACATTGTATTCGGATGATGTCAAAATATTTCACATTCATATAGCAAATTCATGTTTATATATTCCGATATTaactttaaatattaaaacttataTGCTGTAGATTCATATCCGGGTGAAAACACGAAAGGACTTATGATGGAACCATTATATGGAACGACGTCATGTGGAATATCAAGTTATTTAACTTCTCGCGAGTAAGACTATAAAAAGTAATAGAATAATTAGTAACTAACAATATCAGATAACGATAGGCAGATGATTTGGTAATACTATTTTAGTATCACTACATCACAATAACCATACTAGCATATACgatatacaaattaataaattatcgtgcttaaaacaaaaacctattatcaacCAATAATTTCTTCGCATCAGTGGCGACAATTTTTTCAGCCCCAGAATGATTCTTTGAAGAATAGTCAACAAAGATTCCTAATTTCAACAATTCTGTTCAAGGAAAAGTACGAAACAAATTCTACTGCTAGCTAGTTTCTCTCATGTATATCTAAATTCTATTACTAGTAATTAAGATCTTTGAAATCATGCCAACTGCtacatttattttctcttgaaAATCCCAACTAccttttttttgatcaaaaaaaaaaaagactttagAGTTCAAAGCTTGaatttagagttattatgttttaaattttgacagttttgataattttcttcattttaaaatgattttatattttccgtaatttttttctatatttcatatattaaaaaaataagtaatgGATTAGTAGCTAAACACAAGAAGTTGGACAAGACCCGACAATTTAATACGAGACGCGTTGACCTTGACCTTGACTTTTCGTCAGCACAAAACGTTATCTACGGTAGTCACTGAGAGAgaacaaacaatcaaatttgtttcatatatcaCTCAAAGCTTGATGAGAAGAAACACAGATCAAGAAAGCCCAATTATGTCTTATTactcctctttcttcttccttttcctcttctcctttctcacGAGTTTCAGAGTTTCTGCTCAAGATCCCACTTACGTATACCACACCTGTCAAAATACGGCAAATTACACAAGTAACAGCACTTACAACAACAATCTCAAGACCCTTTTGGCTTCTCTTTCTTCCCGCAACGCTTCCTACTCCACCGGATTCCAAAACGCCACCGTCGGCCAAGCTCCAGACAGAGTCACCGGACTTTTCAACTGCCGTGGAGATGTCTCAACGGAAGTTTGCCGTAGATGCGTCTCCTTTGCCGTCAACGACACCTTAACTCGGTGTCCTAACCAGAAAGAAGCCACACTTTATTACGATGAGTGTGTACTTAGATACTCTAACCAGAATATTCTCTCGACACTAATAACCACCGGTGGAGTTATCTTGGTTAACACCCGGAATGTGACATCTAACCAACTAGACCTGTTAAGTGATTTGGTTTTGCCTACTCTGAACCAAGCCGCCACCGTAGCCTTGAACAGTTCCAAAAAATTCGGTacgagaaaaaacaattttactgCGTTGCAGAGTTTCTATGGACTGGTTCAGTGCACACCTGATCTCACGAGACAAGACTGTTCGCGTTGTCTCCAACTGGTCATCAATCAAATACCTACTGACAGAATTGGTGCAAGAATTATTAATCCGAGCTGTACTTCAAGATACGAGATCTACGCGTTTTACACCGAATCCGCCgttccaccaccaccaccaccaccgtcaATTTCTACTCCTCCAGTTTCAGCTCCTCCGCGATCTGGTCagagctctgtttttttcctctgttttttttttttgccctGATTTCTTGAAATTGGCAAAACCAATATAGAGAGTTTTCTTCTATCTGATTTTTAAGCAAATAATCTTTGAAATGCAGGAAAAGATGGGAATTCAAAGGTGTTAGTGATAGCCATTGTTGTGCCTATTATAGTGGCTGTTCTGCTTTTTATAGCTGGTTATTGTTTCCTTACAAGAAGGGCAAGGAAGAGTTATTACACACCATCTGCATTTGCTGGTAAAGATTTCAAGTGATAAACGATCTTTAATGTCAATGCTCAGCTTGTTTTTCCTGCTTCAAAGACTTTCATTGTGTAACAGGAGATGATATCACAACAGCAGACTCACTACAGCTTGATTATAGAACAATTCAAACTGCAACAGATGATTTTGTAGAGAGTAATAAGATTGGTCAAGGTGGATTTGGTGAGGTTTACAAGGTAAATTATAGTTCCCTTGagctgtgttttttttttcttgaaattttaagCCAACACTTTTGGATAATGGGATGATGCTGATGAAAACAACAGGGTACTTTATCGGATGGGACTGAAGTTGCGGTGAAGCGACTATCAAAGTCATCAGGACAAGGTGAAGTAGAGTTCAAGAACGAGGTTGTTCTTGTTGCAAAGCTACAACATAGAAATCTGGTTAGACTTCTTGGGTTTTGTCTAgacggagaagaaagagtacTGGTCTACGAGTATGTGCCCAACAAAAGTCTTGATTACTTCCTCTTTGGTTAGTTGCATTTAATGCTTTGTTTCAATGATTCTTGATACTTGGGGTTACGAATGTTTAGAGATCTCATTGTGATTTATGGATGTGGACAGACCCTGCAAAGAAAGGCCAGCTGGATTGGACTCGACGATACAAGATTATCGGTGGAGTTGCTCGAGGGATTCTGTATCTTCATCAAGACTCACGACTCACAATCATACACCGTGACCTCAAAGCCAGTAACATTCTCTTGGACGCGGATATGAATCCTAAAATTGCAGATTTTGGAATGGCTAGGATCTTTGGATTGGACCAAACCGAAGAGAACACAAGCAGAATAGTTGGTACCTAGTAAGTCTTCCTCATAACTTCTCATAAGTTGAAGTTTTCTGAACATTCTTTTGTTAACATAGTTTTTGTTGTGGGTTTATAAGTTGAAGTTTTCTGAACATCCTTTGGTTAACATAGTTTTTGTTGTGGGTTACAGTGGTTACATGTCTCCCGAGTATGCAATGCATGGTCAGTACTCAATGAAATCTGATGTCTATAGCTTCGGAGTGTTAGTTCTTGAGATTATAAGTGGCAAGAAGAATAGCAGCTTCTACCAAACAGATGGTGCACATGACTTGGTCTCATATGTAAGTTTTAAACCTATCAAGTTCCATATTTACCTGAACATAGTTGCAAGTGTTGATTGATTGAATAATATTCTAGGCTTGGGGGCTTTGGAGTAACGGGCGACCATTAGAACTCGTGGATCCAGCTATTGTAGAAAATTGCCAAAGGAATGAAGTTGTTCGATGTGTCCATATCGGTCTTTTATGTGTTCAAGAAGATCCTGCTGAGCGTCCGACGTTGTCAACCATTGTTCTGATGCTCACTAGTAACACTGTGACTTTACCCGTGCCACGGCAACCCGGTCTTTTCTTTCAGAGTAGAATTGGAAAAGACCCGCTTGATACAGATACAACGAGCAAATCTCTTCTAGGGTCTGTTGACGATGCATCCATCACAGATATACATCctcgatgatgatgagtttttCCCTTCATACCTGATTCCTGAATCTATTGGTGTTGAAAATAAGTTAAAAACTTCTTTTGTTATAGAATGTTTGTATTGTAATTGTAACCACAAGCAAGTATAAGATATATACCATTTACACGTTTCTCCATGAAGACGTAACAGTGACTTTTCCCTCCAAATTAAGCTTACACAACGATCTAGCAGGTAATTTGATTCAGCATGAAGAGAGTAAAACCAGTAATCGAGAAACGATTCTTAAAGAACTGTGAACTGTTCATAAGCATTTTACAGTGGACACTGTACAACATACAATTACAGATAAACCTGCTATGTTTCTTATGTCCGTggacaaataatataaatgtcATCTGACCATTTTTCTGTTACAACTTTTAAGCTATGATGAGGAACCACATCAATTTTTACGAACTAAATGAGGAAGACTTGCTTGTATACTGATCAGACTCTGATCCTTCAGATACCAGTTTCAGTTGCCTGCTTCGTGGGAAAAATCCCGGTAGGCGAGGCACTGGTAGAGTAATTGTGTTACTAGTCAGCATTAAGATGATTGTTGATAACATTGGACGGTCTTCTGGATTTTCTTGAACACATAACAGCGCGATATGGATGCACCTAGTGACTTCATTACTCTGATAATTCCTTCCAAAAGTTGGATCCACCAGCTCTAATGGTGACTTGTTTCTCCAAAGCCTCGAAGCCTAATACAATGAACAATTAAGTACCTTGGtcatatgttttaaaatgttaaattgttgAAAGTTGAGGACTTTATGCTCACATAAGTGACCAAGTTTCCTGCAGTACTAGTTTCATCCATCTGGTAGACGCCGCTGTTTTTCTTGCCGCTTATAATCTCAAGAACTAAGACTCCAAAGCTATAAATGTCAGATTTCATGGAGTATTGACCATGCATCGCATACTCGGGAGACATGTAAGCGCTGAAAAACATACAACACGGGTTAATATGCAATAGAAAATGGTTTAGTGTTCAGCTACTACGAGCAGAACTTACTAGGTTCCAGCAATTCTGTTCGTGTTTCCTTGAGTTTGCTCCACTCCAAAAATAGTTGCCAATCCAAAATCTGCAATTTTTGGGTTCATGTCTGCATCTAAGAGAATGTTGCTGGCTTTGAGGTCACGATGTATGATTTTGAGCCGtgaatcttgatgaagataTAGAATCCCTCGAGCAATTCCTCCAATGATCTTGTATCGCCGGGTCCAGTCTAGCTGACTTTGCTTTTCCGGGTCTGCACATATCGACAATCAATCAGTATAAAGCTGAAGCAGGATCctttgaataagaaaaattattgacAGGAACCATACCGAAAAGAAAGTAGTCAAGGCTTTTGTTGTGGACAAATTCATAGATCAGAATCTGTTCCTCTCTTTCCAAACAGAATCCAAGAAGTCTAACCAGATTCCTATGTTGAAGTTTTGTCACAAGAACAGCCTCGTTCCTGAACTCCCTTGTGCCTTGTCCTGACTTTTTCGACAGTCGCTTCACAGCTACATCAGTTCCGTTAGAAAGCTTACCCTACGTACaatgaatgaaacaaacattGTTGGTTATTTCCATAAACCAATATGAACttagaaaaaatggaaaacagaGACCTTGTTACCTTGTAAACCGCACCGAATCCACCTTCACCAAGCTTATTACTTGTTGAAAACTTGTTAGTTGCGGCTTCAATTGTCTTAAAATCGTATACCAATGAATCTGTAGTTGAAATATCACTTTCAGCTGCAAAGAATGGGTGTATTAGTTTCGTGTTTCCCGTCTTGGCTACGGGAGTATACATGCTGATAACGAAAGGAAACAATAAAGAGgtaaaacacaaagaaactAACATTCAGTCTTAGTTCTTTGGTAGGATTTTCTTCTCCGGAAAAGAACAAATCCTAAAACCAGCAGTATCAAGATGGCAATAACAGTGGGAACGGTGATCGCCACAACAACTCCAGCTGAGATTCCTTTGCTATCTTCTCACAACACATAGAAAAACAATGTcatatatttaagtttttttgttacaatgaTAGTTTTCTCAGGTGGAAGACTAACCATTGTTGGTCGGGTTGTCCTGATCACCTGCAGGTTGTGGCACAGTCACAGGAGGTTCTGGAGGAGGAGAAGCCACCGTAAGATTATCAAAAGCGTTAGAATATGTATACAAATCCCACCGCAAAAAGCAGCTTGGCCGCATAACAACACCTCCTCGCTTCTGGCTACAGCACGACTGATAGTCAATTGCGCTTTGTCGCAGACAGTTTTCACAATCACCGGAGGAAAGATCCGGCGTGCATTGCATCAATGCATATATATTCAGGAGAGGTGTCAAGACTGCTGAATCAGCTGAGTAATGGTTATCACTTGAAGAAGGTGTGCTTTTTGCTGTGGAAGCTGCAGAAATCATACGACCCATTAATCCTTCCCATATTTTCGTAAACTCTGTTAGATTTGAGTCTAGGTCTCCAGTGTTGGTGAGCCAATTTCGCGGGTTCAGATCAGCAGATCCTGAGAAAGAAGTGTTGGAGTAGCGCACATAGCAAAGCGTTGGCTCACCTGGCCATGAATACGCCTCTGTTTGGTTAGgacaattctttaaaaaaaattcagactCTTTCTTGATACAATCAGAACAGTCTTCTGAAGTTGATCCTGGGATGCACATCCCTATTGCGTAGACACGGTTCGGTTGTTGTCCTATGGAACCGTTGTAGTATAAGCCGTCTTGGTCCGTGACatttgaaggaagagaagagaggatgaGACGGCGATTTACGTCGTAAGTACCGTTGGGTCTGAAAGTCCCCTTGTCCGTCGTGCATGTTTGTGCTGAAACTGAAGCAACACCAAAacttatgaagaaaaaacagaggactGAAAACAAACTCCTCTGCTTCATTGTTTCTTGAAGATTAAAGCAAAAGCTAGATCTTTGTGTTTAGTGTTTGACGCATCTGTACGTTTCTTACCAGTTTAAACAAGCAAAATCGAAGCTTCTctccaaaattttcaaatattgaaTTCGTCAAATTGATGACAGTGGTCCTGAAACCTACAAATATGGTCACGAAAACGAGTGTCAAAAGTCAAAGTCAATGTCAAAAGCTAAAAgtcaataatattttctttgttcacaTTATATAATAAGGGGGTTGTTGAATATTGATTGGAATGTTGACTCAGATAATGACATAAAGGATAAAGTATTCATAGAATCAAACCCAGTGACGCAGAGGCAGATGGAGAGGAACAAGAAAAGTATTGGGCTAAAGTGTCAGTGTCATTAATTTCACAAATAAACCGGCTTTTGTCATAGGCTGCTCAGCACATTCCCAGactatacatatacatttggCAATCAAAGCATTGTAAAAgcctaaaagaaaaaaacagaagattaGCATACCTTTTTTCGTTGTGTTCTGTTCGTCTCAATTTATAGCCTAATCAGTGTCTCTTGGGTTGAGTCATGTAAGAATGCGTACATATGAATCACGCCGAAACCAGAAGAACATGTCGTAATTGGCTGAAACAGAGTAGCAACGAACCACTAGTGTGAGTAACAACAGCAACAATTGAGTCCAAATAGAATgcaaaatatttcataacAAAGGGCTGATATTACAGTGTAGACATTGATAGAGTTTGTTTATAACTTCGAGCCAGTCTACAAACAGATAAAACACCTAAACATGGCTTCTGACTGTTTCAATTATCTTCAACGAGGTTCCAGATCTGTAATGGTTACATCATTGATAGTTTGGGAAGTGGGCCTGTTTGCAGACTGGCTCGACCTCCAAAGCTGGCTGTACATAatttaatcatcaaatcatgAACACACATATTTACCAAAGCTTATAAATAAGGACACAACAGATTAGTGATAGAGGTCTATCAAATTGATGCAGTATTATCCCATGTTTGCTCTCTTACCCCAAATAAGCATCGGAGACGGATTACATTTCCCACCGGAAAACGCAGTTGGCCCGGAGCCCTTAGCTAAATCGTGATTATGCCATTAAACACatcaaaatctaacaaaagaGCACAAACAAATCCGATAATCAATATCATTAAACGCCATTAGAACCAGAAtgctaaaccctaaatccgAGCTCAGAAGAATGCGCAAAGGCTGATTCCGacgaagagagtgaagaagaaaagtcgGTAATAGCGTTTGGTTTCCGGTTCATATGGTATAGGTTTAGTAAATAAACCGGTTTGGGTAAATATTCGTAGAAATTCGTCTACCGGTAAAGCCAAACCGAATCCGTCTAATTTACAGAGCTTTTTTACATGCATAACAACATTTGCGTTACTACTATACATGAATTGgtatgtttataaaattttgaagcCATTCGTATCAGAAATCTTCAATACAACAAACCAATGTTACAATGTAGAAATGATAAAGAGTTTGTATGAAAAATAACTTTGAGTGACTCACAAATCTTACATAACTATGGATCATCACATTTCATTTTCAAGTGAAATAATACCTCACATGTGGAATCTGCGTTGTTTTCAGTAACAATTCCAATTTGTCAATTGGAACAGCAACTTCAACGAGGATCTAGATTTGTAATGGTTACATCATTTTTAGTCTGAGAAGTACATCCCATTGTAAATTGGCTCGACAAAAAGCTATCACGTTCTTTGTTTTGCGGAACAAAGAATCCAGGTGGTTGAGGAACAGATAAAATGAGGGAACTGTTAGTGAGCATCATCATGATTGTTGACAAGTTGGGACGATCTTTAGGATCTTCTTGAACACATAGGAGTGCGATGTGGATGCATCTTATA includes:
- the CRK10 gene encoding cysteine-rich RLK (RECEPTOR-like protein kinase) 10 (cysteine-rich RLK (RECEPTOR-like protein kinase) 10 (CRK10); FUNCTIONS IN: protein serine/threonine kinase activity, protein kinase activity, kinase activity, ATP binding; INVOLVED IN: protein amino acid phosphorylation; LOCATED IN: plasma membrane; EXPRESSED IN: 22 plant structures; EXPRESSED DURING: 13 growth stages; CONTAINS InterPro DOMAIN/s: Protein kinase, ATP binding site (InterPro:IPR017441), Serine/threonine-protein kinase domain (InterPro:IPR002290), Protein of unknown function DUF26 (InterPro:IPR002902), Serine/threonine-protein kinase-like domain (InterPro:IPR017442), Protein kinase-like domain (InterPro:IPR011009), Serine/threonine-protein kinase, active site (InterPro:IPR008271), Protein kinase, catalytic domain (InterPro:IPR000719), Tyrosine-protein kinase, catalytic domain (InterPro:IPR020635); BEST Arabidopsis thaliana protein match is: cysteine-rich RLK (RECEPTOR-like protein kinase) 8 (TAIR:AT4G23160.1); Has 124145 Blast hits to 122467 proteins in 4564 species: Archae - 110; Bacteria - 14159; Metazoa - 45299; Fungi - 10862; Plants - 34986; Viruses - 473; Other Eukaryotes - 18256 (source: NCBI BLink).), with product MRRNTDQESPIMSYYSSFFFLFLFSFLTSFRVSAQDPTYVYHTCQNTANYTSNSTYNNNLKTLLASLSSRNASYSTGFQNATVGQAPDRVTGLFNCRGDVSTEVCRRCVSFAVNDTLTRCPNQKEATLYYDECVLRYSNQNILSTLITTGGVILVNTRNVTSNQLDLLSDLVLPTLNQAATVALNSSKKFGTRKNNFTALQSFYGLVQCTPDLTRQDCSRCLQLVINQIPTDRIGARIINPSCTSRYEIYAFYTESAVPPPPPPPSISTPPVSAPPRSGKDGNSKVLVIAIVVPIIVAVLLFIAGYCFLTRRARKSYYTPSAFAGDDITTADSLQLDYRTIQTATDDFVESNKIGQGGFGEVYKGTLSDGTEVAVKRLSKSSGQGEVEFKNEVVLVAKLQHRNLVRLLGFCLDGEERVLVYEYVPNKSLDYFLFDPAKKGQLDWTRRYKIIGGVARGILYLHQDSRLTIIHRDLKASNILLDADMNPKIADFGMARIFGLDQTEENTSRIVGTYGYMSPEYAMHGQYSMKSDVYSFGVLVLEIISGKKNSSFYQTDGAHDLVSYAWGLWSNGRPLELVDPAIVENCQRNEVVRCVHIGLLCVQEDPAERPTLSTIVLMLTSNTVTLPVPRQPGLFFQSRIGKDPLDTDTTSKSLLGSVDDASITDIHPR
- the CRK10 gene encoding cysteine-rich RLK (RECEPTOR-like protein kinase) 10 is translated as MRRNTDQESPIMSYYSSFFFLFLFSFLTSFRVSAQDPTYVYHTCQNTANYTSNSTYNNNLKTLLASLSSRNASYSTGFQNATVGQAPDRVTGLFNCRGDVSTEVCRRCVSFAVNDTLTRCPNQKEATLYYDECVLRYSNQNILSTLITTGGVILVNTRNVTSNQLDLLSDLVLPTLNQAATVALNSSKKFGTRKNNFTALQSFYGLVQCTPDLTRQDCSRCLQLVINQIPTDRIGARIINPSCTSRYEIYAFYTESAVPPPPPPPSISTPPVSAPPRSGKDGNSKVLVIAIVVPIIVAVLLFIAGYCFLTRRARKSYYTPSAFAGDDITTADSLQLDYRTIQTATDDFVESNKIGQGGFGEVYKGTLSDGTEVAVKRLSKSSGQGEVEFKNEVVLVAKLQHRNLVRLLGFCLDGEERVLVYEYVPNKSLDYFLFDPAKKGQLDWTRRYKIIGGVARGILYLHQDSRLTIIHRDLKASNILLDADMNPKIADFGMARIFGLDQTEENTSRIVGTYGYMSPEYAMHGQYSMKSDVYSFGVLVLEIISGKKNSSFYQTDGAHDLVSYVSFKPIKFHIYLNIVASVD